One Desulfocurvibacter africanus subsp. africanus DSM 2603 genomic region harbors:
- a CDS encoding phosphate ABC transporter ATP-binding protein, which yields MSTTVRIEGLTVAFGGTPVVRDVDMEVPAGGITVLLGRSGSGKTTLLRAVNRLNECFPGCTTSGRVRLALKDGQLDVYAPDRDVEELRRRVGMVFQTPNVLPMSVEKNLLLPLRLVCGIAGLEAHERMRSALNEAGLWDEVENRLNAGAQTLSGGQQQRLCLARAIALEPDVLLLDEPTASVDYQSALRLEELLLRLKERYTLLVVSHSLRQAQRIAERIVVMRAGQMSRVLEKEELARAGSLEEVLDDCF from the coding sequence ATGAGCACCACCGTGCGTATTGAAGGGTTGACCGTTGCATTCGGTGGAACGCCCGTGGTCAGGGACGTGGACATGGAAGTTCCAGCTGGCGGCATCACAGTGCTCCTGGGTCGCTCCGGCTCGGGCAAGACGACCTTGTTGCGAGCCGTAAACCGACTCAATGAGTGCTTCCCGGGCTGCACAACATCGGGTCGGGTGCGCCTTGCGCTAAAAGATGGACAATTGGACGTCTACGCTCCGGATAGGGATGTGGAAGAACTGCGCCGCAGGGTCGGAATGGTTTTCCAGACGCCTAACGTGCTGCCTATGAGCGTGGAGAAAAATCTGCTCCTGCCCTTACGGCTGGTGTGCGGCATTGCGGGCCTAGAAGCCCATGAGCGCATGCGCTCGGCTCTGAACGAAGCAGGGCTGTGGGACGAAGTCGAGAACCGCTTGAACGCGGGAGCGCAGACCCTTTCCGGCGGCCAGCAGCAGCGGCTATGCCTGGCCCGCGCCATAGCGCTGGAGCCCGATGTACTGCTGCTGGACGAACCCACTGCCTCGGTAGATTATCAGTCGGCCTTACGTCTGGAAGAATTGTTGCTGCGCCTCAAGGAGCGCTACACGTTGCTGGTTGTTTCGCACAGCCTGCGCCAAGCCCAGCGCATCGCCGAGCGCATCGTGGTCATGCGCGCCGGACAGATGTCACGCGTGCTGGAGAAGGAAGAGTTGGCAAGGGCCGGCTCACTGGAAGAGGTGTTGGACGACTGTTTCTGA